Proteins encoded within one genomic window of Ranitomeya variabilis isolate aRanVar5 chromosome 4, aRanVar5.hap1, whole genome shotgun sequence:
- the UTS2 gene encoding urotensin-2 — protein sequence MIYKRKLLCFIGYGTFAVTNDINAKCLALRILWGRNHWLVICLLEESDVSYVVIELYIRNDTLMINPAIKGNQTEKHLHPGPAAMHKLFSCGFILAIVFSPLRSLPILDPNEISYRIPDSKMDFGDVSSWEDTHLLQNLPSFLDKGRDTDIDTDDIFSKEGLSLGNYNMDDVMKEKLLDKQPQISLLSRLQSKERKPHKKRAGNLSECFWKYCV from the exons ATGATTTATAAGAGAAAGTTACTTTGCTTCATTGGCTATGGCACATTTGCTGTAACG AATGACATCAACGCAAAGTGTCTCGCATTAAGAATTCTGTGGGGAAGGAACCATTGGCTCGTCATCTGTCTTTTGGAGGAGAGTGATGTTTCCTATGTCGTCATAGAACTCTATATAAGAAATGATACTTTAATGATAAACCCGGCAATTAAAGGAAACCAGACAGAGAAGCATCTGCATCCTGGTCCAGCAGCCATGCACAAGCTCTTCTCCTGCGGATTCATCCTTGCAATTGTCTTCAGCCCACTCCGATCACTTCCAATATTGGACCCCAATGAGATTTCCTACCGAATACCAG ATTCAAAGATGGATTTTGGGGACGTGAGCAGCTGGGAGGACACCCACTTATTACAGAATCTCCCCTCATTTCTGGACAAGGGCAGAGATACAGATATTGAtacagatgacattttcagcaaagAAG GACTAAGCCTTGGAAATTATAATATGGATGATGTTATGAAAGAG AAATTACTTGACAAGCAGCCACAAATATCACTATTGAGCCGCCTACAATCTAAAGAGCGTAAACCTCATAAGAAGCGAGCAGGGAATTTGTCTGAATGTTTCTGGAAATACTGTGTCTGA